A region of Rhipicephalus microplus isolate Deutch F79 unplaced genomic scaffold, USDA_Rmic scaffold_123, whole genome shotgun sequence DNA encodes the following proteins:
- the LOC119163550 gene encoding cell adhesion molecule Dscam1 — protein TITRSGADPPKVQPFQFPSRPQLGKRLRITCSVTQGDSPLSFAWLKDDVELTASSSDGVDDRHPVSLDSGPESSVLVLKRLGVDDIGNYTCVVSNAAGTDKFQAFLRFPVPPFWKREPEPVEAVQGERAVLSCEAGGYPEPQVTWKRRHADGAERAVVKSDRVRVTENGSLQLDPVLVSDRGWYTCQAHNGVPPDVQRQVALKVRAPPTVNVNAKVVTVRRGETATLVCNVTGDQPITITWTRNGKSDPLVEMAGREVYQVPSEEWVASTLVLKEVDGMAAASYTCTAANEHGADRAVFAVNVLFPPPTPHSLKTTEIGTRFAHIEWSHSSSNVTRYVVRHWKLSGVDKVLFEHTVPGAFHSALLMNLRPGSQYKAFVVAENSVGQSPQSNSVIFNTAEEAPEASPTDVDCEPVNASSIELSWKSPPEEQWNGAAKGFYVGLKQADHGTPYVYEMVPFDSATDDVLRRVFTRMAPATVYSFVVRAFNSAGSGPATRELRCTTLSGDPPPAPTLYLVKTEESMVTLSWKIPETHNATVLQYVLETRRDYTDEVSLQHFPSTTNVATVSNLESSVKYSFRLAAHNRYGRGAFSNPITESTRLKFTNRLLSGNLQQPESPFYMRSYFFIVIIACVTLVTLSAVISWACVKRAIIAQERRNKAAAASLRCRPSLSGAYSPRWVHDPRVFDDNYDMPWDTANPQRAASPHAYTNVYDPSSRS, from the exons ACAATCACACGTTCTGGCGCAGATCCTCCAAAGGTGCAGCCTTTCCAGTTCCCGAGTCGGCCTCAGTTGGGCAAGCGTCTACGCATCACGTGCTCGGTGACACAGGGCGACTCGCCGCTGAGCTTCGCCTGGCTCAAGgacgacgtcgagctgacggctTCTTCCTCCGACGGCGTCGACGATCGCCACCCGGTCTCCCTGGACTCCGGGCCCGAGAGCTCGGTGCTCGTGCTCAAGCGTTTGGGTGTCGATGACATCGGCAATTACACGTGCGTCGTCTCCAACGCGGCGGGCACCGACAAGTTCCAGGCATTCCTCAGGTTCCCAg TGCCACCTTTCTGGAAGCGTGAGCCGGAGCCCGTGGAGGCCGTGCAGGGCGAACGGGCCGTCCTGTCGTGCGAGGCCGGTGGATACCCGGAGCCGCAGGTGACGTGGAAGAGGCGACACG CCGACGGTGCCGAGCGTGCTGTGGTGAAGAGCGACCGCGTTCGGGTCACCGAGAACGGCTCGCTCCAGCTGGATCCCGTGCTGGTATCGGACCGGGGCTGGTACACGTGCCAGGCGCACAATGGAGTGCCACCAGATGTACAGCGCCAGGTGGCGCTCAAGGTGAGAG CGCCGCCCACGGTCAACGTAAACGCGAAGGTGGTGACAGTTCGTCGAGGGGAGACGGCCACCTTGGTGTGCAACGTCACGGGCGACCAGCCAATCACGATCACCTGGACCAGGAACGGCAAGAGCGACCCCCTCGTCGAAATGGCCGG GCGCGAGGTGTACCAGGTGCCCTCCGAGGAGTGGGTGGCCTCGACGCTGGTGCTCAAGGAGGTGGACGGCATGGCCGCAGCCTCGTACACCTGCACGGCAGCCAACGAGCACGGTGCAGACAGGGCTGTGTTCGCCGTCAACGTGCTCT TTCCGCCGCCTACGCCGCACAGCTTGAAGACGACCGAAATCGGCACGCGGTTCGCCCACATCGAGTGGTCGCACTCGAGCAGCAACGTGACCCGCTACGTGGTTCGCCACTGGAAGCTGTCAG GCGTGGACAAGGTTTTGTTCGAGCACACGGTGCCCGGCGCGTTCCACTCGGCGCTGCTGATGAACCTTCGACCCGGGTCTCAGTACAAGGCGTTCGTGGTGGCGGAGAACAGTGTGGGACAGAGTCCACAGTCGAACTCCGTCATATTCAACACGGCCGAAGAAG cccCGGAGGCATCTCCCACCGACGTGGACTGCGAGCCCGTCAATGCGTCAAGTATCGAACTTTCGTGGAAG TCCCCGCCAGAGGAGCAGTGGAACGGTGCGGCCAAGGGCTTCTACGTGGGGCTGAAGCAGGCCGACCACGGCACCCCGTACGTGTACGAGATGGTGCCCTTCGACAGCGCCACCGACGACGTGCTGCGGCGAGTCTTCACCCGCATGGCACCTGCCACCGTGTACAGCTTCGTGGTCAGGGCATTCAACTCGGCCGGCTCCGGGCCGGCCACCAGGGAGCTGAGGTGCACCACGCTCTCGGGAG ATCCACCTCCAGCTCCAACCCTTTATCTAGTCAAAACGGAGGAGTCCATGGTCACTCTCAGCTGGAAGATACCCGAAACGCACAACGCCACCGTCCTCC AGTACGTGCTGGAGACGAGACGCGACTACACGGACGAGGTGTCGTTGCAACACTTCCCGTCGACGACGAACGTGGCCACCGTCTCCAACCTGGAGAGCAGCGTCAAGTACAGCTTCAGGCTGGCCGCGCACAACCGATACGGGCGCGGCGCCTTCTCCAATCCGATCACCGAGTCGACCAGGCTCAAAT TCACGAATCGTCTCCTGTCGGGAAACCTCCAGCAACCCGAGAGTCCATTCTACATGCGCAGCtacttcttcatcgtcatcatcgccTGCGTCACTCTGGTCACCCTGTCGGCCGTCATTTCCTGGGCATGCGTAAAGAGGGCCATCATCGCGCAAG